In Leptospira wolffii serovar Khorat str. Khorat-H2, the DNA window CCTCTATGATGGATCGGGTAGTGGCTTCGATATTCACTATGGATCCGTTCTTGATTCCGGAAGACGGAAAGGAACCGGTGCCTATGATTTCGGTTTCGTATTCGGATACGGGACGGCCCACTACCACCTTTGTCAGGGAGGAGCCCAGGTCCAGAGCTACGATTGTTCTTTCAGAAGATTCCATATTCTTAATGGTAGACCGCGTCTTCTCCTCGTATATCCACGAGTTTGGGTCTTACTTTTTCTTTTTCAAGATATGCTAATACTGCGTACAATTTTCTAAACTGTTCCGTCTGGAATAATGTTCCGATCTGTACTCGGACCGGGATGGGAGTATCGGCATATACGAATATTTCCCCGTCTTCGTGCAAGGAGACTTCCGAAACTCTGGTCTTCAAGGCAGGATAGGATCTAAAAGCGTTCTCTACGGAGGTATGCAGATCCTTGAACGCGGCCCCGGACATATGGCCTTTTTCTCTAGGAAAGGTTCCGGAAAGAACCGTGAGGCCTGGAGTCCGAACATCGTCCATAGAAAGGATTTTTAGCTCGGAGTCTATTTCGAACAAATGGCCGTCAGAATTTATGAGATAGGTCGGCTTTCTTTCCGTGATTTCCACGAGTAGCTGGTCGTCGGTCTTTTTTTCCAGTCTAGCGGATTTGATTCTGGGGTGAGAATTCAGTCGGTGTTCCATTTGGCCGAGGTCGTAGTTTTCGAAAGAGGTTCCCGGTTGGATACCCATTATCTGAACGATTTCTTCCGTCTTAAGAGTCTCGTGTCCGGTCAGTATGAGCTTATTCAACTCCTGGGGAAGGGAACCCTTCTTATATCCCCAACCCAAAAGGCTAACGAGTAGGAAGAGGAGACCCAGAAGCCACCAACTAGTTCTTTTTTGGATGAATTCTTTCAAAAAGTCAATTATATTATGTCTCATACGACCGCATACTGGCTTTTTTCTTCTTCTTAATACAAGTATCGGGTGAATCCTAAAAATTTCATTCTTCTATTTTTAGAGTCTTTGGGGATTTAGTTGCCCCCTTTTCCGATCCGAAGTTTCTAAGAAAGCAAGACCATGAAGCTGCCTCTTCCTTCCCCCATTTATTTAGGCATCGCCTTTTTTTGCGTCTTCTTGATCCTAATGTACCAGTCAGTCATAGAAAGAGCAGGATCGGAGGAGGATTATCCTTATACTTTAAAGATCTATTATCCTAAATCCCAGGGGATTCGCCCGGGGATTCCTGTGAGTATTTTAGGAGTGGAGAGAGGTGTGGTTCGGGACGTGGATGTGGTGTCCATTGAAGAGGTTCCGGACAAGAGATTTTTGGATCCGAATCGGACCAAGGCGGTGGAGATCACCATTCGATTGGCGGAACCGATTACACTGTATTCTAATTATAATATCAGCTTTCGTACCGCTACGGTCTTGGCGGGTAGGACCATAGACATCGATCCCGGAAACGCGGAGGAGAATCCCAAACAGGCCTTCTTCAATCCCACATACAAGGAAGCCGAAGGTTTTCGTCCCGACTTCGCTCCTTCCGCAAAGTATTACGACGATTTCTTTGCGGCGTCCACCGGGGTTATCCGG includes these proteins:
- a CDS encoding cell division protein FtsQ/DivIB, which gives rise to MRHNIIDFLKEFIQKRTSWWLLGLLFLLVSLLGWGYKKGSLPQELNKLILTGHETLKTEEIVQIMGIQPGTSFENYDLGQMEHRLNSHPRIKSARLEKKTDDQLLVEITERKPTYLINSDGHLFEIDSELKILSMDDVRTPGLTVLSGTFPREKGHMSGAAFKDLHTSVENAFRSYPALKTRVSEVSLHEDGEIFVYADTPIPVRVQIGTLFQTEQFRKLYAVLAYLEKEKVRPKLVDIRGEDAVYH
- a CDS encoding MlaD family protein, giving the protein MKLPLPSPIYLGIAFFCVFLILMYQSVIERAGSEEDYPYTLKIYYPKSQGIRPGIPVSILGVERGVVRDVDVVSIEEVPDKRFLDPNRTKAVEITIRLAEPITLYSNYNISFRTATVLAGRTIDIDPGNAEENPKQAFFNPTYKEAEGFRPDFAPSAKYYDDFFAASTGVIRENKEDINLVFRNLMDVSYKLQGHTGSVPRFINDSDTYDALAETAYDMRVLGDGARRYAEGYRKIERSAPIPFSINLYRRTTLLGDISSDFYLNRL